TAGTGTAAGCCCACAGTTTTGTCAGATCTGCTTAATTTAAGAGAAGCGAGGAATCGGGATAGGGGAACTTACAAGGAATTTTGTCAATATTTAAATGTGAGCAATGACATTATTAAGTTTAAAACACTCTAAGGACGAGTGATGGGAAGAGACCATGGCCATCTGCTAAATTGGATTTCTGGACAGCCAGTTCGGAAGGTTTGTTTTGGATCAATTACTATTTTTCTCAATAGCAAAGATCATTACAAACTCTCCTCTTGTTATGGTTACTATGAGCAATAGAAATTccacatttttgtattttagtatTTCAGCCATTGTTTTGCCTCAGAAAGCACAGGCTGGGCGCCAACAAGTCAGCTGTTGCTTGGAAGCAAGTTCACGAATGTTCATGATTCACTGTTGACAAGGTCAAGTTCCTGAGGTCACCTGGCTTCTTCCCGTAAGAGCAAAACAAGCAGAGGGAAGGTAAATATGTTACTATCTCCTGGTGAATAAATTTTAACGTATCTTGCAATTTTGGTTTCTCACCCAGAGAGCGCAGCAACGTGAATACCTACCTTCCGGAATCCTTTTGTTTTGTTCCGACCAGACCCGTGGATCAGCAAAGGATGAAAGAAAACAGTGTCCCCCTTGTCCATCTCTATGTGCACACGGGCATCGTAGTCCTTGAAGTTCTGGATCCCGTGGAACATTATGTTAACTCCCCCCTAGAAGAAGAAGCAAGGCCGAGTCTGTATTTGGGGAAACGCCATAGTTAAAAACATCATCCAGGACTCACCACGGGAAGTAGGAATTCGCTAAATTCTCCCAAGAGAAAGAGATACCCAAACTAGATTCTTAGGAGTGTCtttattatataatacaaaaGCCTCTCAGATGGCtggttttaaaaagtcacatgtGGATATTAAAAtcactgatatatatatatatatatatttggaccTAATGAAAAATGTGGAATTTCTACCTACTCTTTGTGACTGAATTATACATGAAGATCTAGCTCAGCTTCGCCTTTTGTGGCAACCACCTTTCTTCTAGGTGCTTCCAGCTTCAATCTGTAAACATTCCTCCCTGGCGTGATGTTCTCCTCACCTGGAACTTTGTACAGATTCTTCTTCTGTTACCCAGGAGGGTCTCTGAGAAGCTAATGATTCTCCCAAAACAGGGGGAGAGAAAAAGCTCAATTTTTCGGAGTTCAGAAGCACTCACGTTACATCCAGAATagtgaaagaataataaattgaAACATTGTGTTTGTTTATAACTATTTCCCAAGCCAACTACTGCTTTAGGTAATGGGTTATATCTTTATTAAGGAAACGGAAGTGAGAAGCGATTGAAGTTTTTAAGcttttaggggtcagggttgggggaGCCTCCCATTCCTCTTCCTGAGCATCCCAGATTCCTTTTGGGGAACGACCACTTCCCTCCTGGGAAGTGTTGAGACTTTGACCTGGTGCCCTGCTCCCTGGCCAAGGTGGACGTGTGACCTAAGCTAAGCTAATCAGACCGCCCACTGTCCCTACTTTGAGCAGAGATTCAGAGACCCCAAATGCTCCCGAAGCCCCCCCCCCAAACTATTCCTTGTGCCTCCAGGCAGCCAGAGCCCAATGCTGCCCCTTGCACTAAACCTTATTGATGAATTTCACaatttcaggtttttgttttgttttgtttattttgaggcAGGGTTTGggtctcttgcctgggctagagtgcagtggtgtgaccatagctcactgcaacctcaaactcctgggcttgagtgatcctcctgcctcagcctcccaagtagctgggactacaggcacatgccaccacaccgagctaatttttctcattttttttgtagagaccaggtctcgctatattgcccaagctggtctcaaactcctggcctcaagcaatcctcttgcctcagcctcccaaagtgctaggatctcATCACGCATGCGCTCAAATGCATTGAATAGTTCCAGCATCAacagctgaatggataaacaaatcgcAGTACAGCCACGCAACAACAGAACACCACTCAGCAATGGAAGGGAAAGAACAGTCGATCCacgcaacagcatggatgaatctcaaaataactgtgagtgaaagaagccacaaaaaagaaagaagcatatGCTATAGGATCACATGtatatgacattttagaaaatgcaaactcatCTACAGTAACAGAAAGCAACTCAGTGTTTgcccggggctgggagggggaggacgGAGTGATTATCTTCATTGTCCTGATGATTTTGTGGGATATAGGGGTGTGTGgtcaaaaatgataaaactatacaaaatatgtacagtttattaCATgacaattatacctcaataaaactattttttaaaaaaattaaaagctcttCTAGCATCCTTAAAAAAGTCCCcattctcggccgggcgtggtggctcacgcctgtaatcccagctctctgggaggccgaggcgggtggatcgcttgaggtcaggagttcgagaccagccagagcaagagtgagaccccgtctctactaaaaatagagttgtccacattatatggacaactaaaaatctatatagaaaaaattagctgggcatagtggcgcatgcctgtagtcccagctactcgggaggctgaggcagtaggattgcttaagccgaggagtctgaggttgctgtgagctaagctgatgccacggcactcactctagcctgggcaacaaagtgagactctgtctcaacaaaaaaaaaaaaaaaaaaaaaagtccccattCTCCTCCCCAAATAAACTGTAGACACGTTAATATGACAAACATCCTTCCTAATCTGGTCCTAATGTACCTTTCCTTGCTCACCTCTGCTACTCCCCAAAATGCGCCCCCAGCTAGCCTGTGAGCCCCCTGGGTCCTTCCCGTCCCATCCCTCTTCCTTACTCTGAGACCCCATCGGTGAGTAAGGCTTAGTTAGCACTTAGCACACACGTGCGGGGTCGAAGTGTTTATGTCTTACCTCTGCAACTAGGCTTTACAATCTCAGATCCCATAATCGGCACCTGCCCAGGTTCCCCACCTTGGTGGCGCTTCTATACTACAGCAGGTATAGCAGGATTTCTCAGTGTAGTATGAGCCACCTGCACTAGAAACTTCGGGcgtgtttttaaaatgcagagaccTGGGTTCTATTTCTGAATCAGTTTCTCTAAGAGTGAGGTCTTACACTCCACATTTTAATCGACACGAGGCATTTTAAGGACAACTATAGCATGTGagtcacaaaaataattttaattttgttagtaaGAATAATGCCTTCAGACCAGGAATGCAAAATCCACACTGTCACAGCTAAGAATTGCTGAGCAAGTTTAGAGATAGTAAATAGCAGAAGCCTATGATATAGGAAGAGTCATGTTTGTTAAACTGCATTTTGGGGGGAGCCAGTCATCTGAAAATTCAGCTATCACATCTGAAAATGCCTATTGAAAGTACAACAGTAATGAATGTTTTATCTGCCATCCTTGGACTTtccctgatcttttttttttttttttttttttttttttgagacagagtctcattctgttgcccgggctagagtgccattgtgtcagcctagctcacagcaacctcaaactcctgggctcaagcgatcctcctgcctcagtctcccgagtagctgggactacaggcatgtgccaccatgcccggctaattttttctccatatatttttagctgtccatataatttctatctatttttagtagagatggagtctcgctcttgctcaggctggtcttgaactcctgagctcaaaggatccccccgcctcagcctcccagagtgctaggattacaggcgtgagccactgcatccagcagTTTCCCTGATCTTAACTGCAAATATTAGGACAATGTTTTGCTAAGAAAGGAAATGCCATCTCCTTTGTAAGCTCTTGCTGTATACCAATGTGAAATAACAACGGAGAAAGAGATTCTGGCCAAGACACAGCTGCTAGAGACACCTACCTCCCACTGCGGGTAATCGTGGGGCTGCAGGAGGCCTTTGTGGGTGCCCGGGATCATGCACAGACCACCGTTGTTGCGGTCAATGTGCTCCATCGCCGTCCAGGCGCAAACGATGCGATCGATGGGCCTGAAGGGGAAATAGTGCAGGTCCTGGTGCAAGGGATGACGGGATGACTTCTTGCCTGGAATGGAACATGCTGTTAAAAGATGCTCCGGTCTCAGAATTCTTACCCTTGGCCTGAAAATCCAGAACAAGGCCCAGCCCTGCAGAAATCCAGCAAATGAAGCCACAGCCTCAAGAGATAAGCATTGAATTGCAACATCAAGTCAACACGGTGGTTCCAAATCCTATACTGCTAGGTTACTGGTAGCTTAGCACTCACACGATTTTTGTACATATGCCAACCATCTCTATTGCACTTTCTGCCTTCGTAACTCTGGATTTGGCCCAGAGCTTAGCATGCAATAAGCATTCTAAAAACAGCtggattaattaaattaaaaagaaaggtcTAGAGTCAAGTTTGAGTTCCCCTTCCAAGTGgttgatgccaaaaaaaaaaaaaaaaaaaattggtgctCTAAGAGGTTTCCCCCACACAACTATAGGCATTCTGGGCGCAGTGTCTGGCCAAAATCACCATGACCACATTGACATCTGCCCCTGGTGGTGCTCTCTGAGCTTGATCCCCACCACCTGATCTCGCCAGCCAAGACATCCAGGAAGGAAGAGGCGTGGTGCTAAGCTCAGTCCTATCACATAAACTCCACCCACCATCAACAGGAAGCAAAAGTGAAAAAGGATCAAGGACTCTCTCATGGCTGATGTCTACCGCAGGTATAGCAGGATTTCTCAGTGTAGTCTGAGCCACCTGCACTAGACTCTTTgaggatgtttttaaaatgcaaagaccTGAGTTCGATTTCGGAATCAGTTTCTCTAAGAGTGAGGTCTTACAGTCTACATTTTAGCCAACATGAGACATTTTAAGAACAACCATAGTGTGCGATgcacaataataattttaattttgttagtatTACTACTACTAATCATAATCCCTTCAGACTAGGAATGCAAAATCCACACTATCACAGCTAAGAATTGTCGATCAAGTGTAGAGATAGTGAATAGCAGAAACCTGTAATATATGAACAGTCATGTTTGTTAAACTGAATTTTTGGGGGGAGACAGTCATCTGAAAATTCGGCTATAACATCTGAAATCACTGTCACGCTTCTATGTTGTTGTAACGTAAGCTATTTTAAGACTTAAATAAAAGTACATAGACTCATTCATCCAAAGTTAGGCAGTTATACACACAACTATCATTAGAACATCGaccttacatattttaatgaaacaattttttCCTTTACCAGAATCGGGAGGTTTGTTTATCATCATTGTATGCATGGCCAGAATATTGGGTCCAGTGAAGCACTCCACATACTTCAGAAgctaagaaaaaggaaagcaaaaactaaacaaacttCAAGGGAAATCAGAAGTATCAAGCAAGGGGCACAAAGTCCAACTTCCCGTATGAGAACCAGGATGgcaatagtttaaaaaaacaatcgGTATTTCACAACGCTGCAAACAAAGCATTTGGAAATCATTCTAAATCTACAACCCTCTGAATTATacgttttttattgttgttgttgttgtttggggtttttttgttgttgtttgttttttttttttttccagctgggAATGAAACAATGTTTTTTTCCTACAAGAAAGACAGGAgttttggctgggcgcagtggctcatgcctgtaatcctagcactctgggaggctgaggcaggacaattacttgaggttgggagtttgagactagcctgagcaagagcgagaccccatctctactaaaaatagtaaaaaataattagctgggtgtcatggtgtgcacctctagtcccagctactcaggaggctgaggcaggaggatcccttgaggccaggagttggaagttgcagggagctataacaacaccactgcactctagccagggtgacagagtgagactctgtcactgcaaaaaaaaaaaaaaaaaaagaaagaaagaaaggagtttCTACGAGATATCAATTAGGAAGGACAGGAACGGCTCTTCTGCTAACCAAAGCCACAGAGGGTTGCCCAGGGAGAAGgcaatttcctcttcctttttggaGACTCCGTGGAAGGGCCCAACACAACTGGCCGCTGGCCGATGAAAGCAGAAGAGTGTATTGGAGGAACCTTGACGGTCGGTGCAGCCATTCACGCCACAACTCGTTCCTGAGATGTATGAACCAGGCAGAGGGATGGGAAATGGGGCACAAGAGCAAACAAGGAAACCaggtccctgtccctgtctccgTAGAGTTTCGTCTTGCGGGAAGAAAGATGTTAAACCAATCGTGACATGGGTCATAGCGGCCGAGAGATGTAGCATTATGAAGAATGTGACAGGGAGTGCTAACTAGTCACATGGGAAGGCAGAAAGGATTCCATgctgaggacctactgtgtgcctccTGCTTAGGCTCAAATGGGCTCTAGACATCAGCCCATGTAAGCCACACAACAATGCCTTAAATTCATGCCCCCATTAATTAATAAACCCTTCACGTTAATGTCCCACACAAACAAACCTGAGACTAATACATTGCTCAAGTTGGCAAAGTCACTTAAATGAAAAAGATGACATTCAAACCCTGattctgtctgactccaaaaatTGAGGCTGGGCGGGCAGAGGAAGACCTCCCTTTTCACGTTATGGGCTACTGCTTGGATTTTTCTCATAAACATGAATTActcaaagaataataattttttaaagacctCATTTAAATCTAAAAACAAACTCACCCCTCTACTgaccagattcataaaacaaaaagaaaaaaaataaatggatttacAAATAACAGCCTCAGCAATTTCATCTCTGTGAATGCGCCACTATTGTCAGAAGAGATCTTTCTCTTTACCACAGAATTCTCAACTCTCTCAAGAAAAGAGAATCGGCAAGCTCTACAACGGGGTTTCTCaatcttggcactattgacatttggggtgggataattttttgtttggggcacggggctgttctgtgcattatAGGATCTCTAGGCCCACTGGCAGCAATCGTCCCCGGCCTCTACCCATTAGGGGCCAGTAGCACACCCTGCCTCCTGCTGTGACAACCAGAAAAATGTCCCCTGGGAAGGAAAATCCcctccagttgagaaccactgctcttaGAGCCCTCTGTGGAACAGGGTTAGACCAAACCAAAAGGGCAGATTTCAGAGGCAGGCGTGCACCCGGGCTACGACACAAAGTGCAGGGTGATCTCTAACCTCGGGGAGAGTGCAGTATCTGAAGAGCTCCTTATCTTCTTGGAAATGCTGGATCTTGTAAACCATGTTTTCGTTTCTTGGATTgtattctgaatttaaaatggCCACATCTCTCATTATATTTAATCCTGGTGGTTTCACCTCCTGTCGGCAGATTTTTTCAAACTCGTTCCTGGAAAATGAAATTTGCAGGTGGATGCAACCGAAGGCCCTGACTTccccacaatgcaatatatcaacgtagcaaaattgcacttgaaCCCCAAATATCTACAAGTAAAAACTAAATGggctgggcgcaatggctcactcctgtgatcccagcactttgggaggccaaggccggaggatcgcttgaggccaggaatccaacatgagcctgagcaacatagcaagaccctgtctttacaaaaaaaaaaaaaaaaaaaaaaaaacctttttaaaaaaaaatttagccaggtgtggtggcgcacatctatagtcccagctattcgagaggcaggaggatcacttgagcccaggaggtcaaggttgcggtgagctacaAGAGCAACTTggcgctccagcctgggcgacagagggagactttgtctcaaaagtaaataaataaataaaaagaaaaaagaaaatgccaactCAGAAGTCCTGGCTCCTAAATGTCAGGCTGAAATTCCCCACCggaattaaaatattcctttgtttAGCATACCAATCGGGAAATCTTTTTATGATTTGGTTTACATTGTGATGTTAATAGTGAACTGCACTTCCCATGTGCCGGACTGTTCAAAATAGTCTCCACGTATTTCACCTTATTTAGTCCTAACCACAACTCTAGGACACAAGTGCCACTATAATgatattagtcccattttacagatagggaaacttaGGTAAATTGCCCCGGGACACACAATGTTAAGTGCTAGAGCTGAGATTAAAGCCAGACCGTCTGGTTCCAGAGCCCGTGCTCCTAAACACTTCCCAACAAACCAAATCAACAACAATTATCTGAATCTGCAGGAGCTAATCTAACTTGTATTTCCACGACGTGCGTATACGACATAGTTTTGGAAAATAACAAAGGGTTACTGTACTGAAAGCGTTGAATGTCAGCATCGGATACTAGATTTTTAATGACAAGAAAcccattttcttcataaaattttctCTGTTCCAGGCTTAGAACATTATTATCCAGAGTATacctaaaggagaaaaaaaaaaaaatccccaaataagtTCAATGTTTAAATCACATCCTAACAGTCTGTGTCAAGAACCTGAGAAATGTTCACACTCAGCATTTCCATTTCTAAGACTTTAAGGAAATAATCTGAAAACGTAAAAGAAGCTTGAAGTTCAAAACATTACCCATGGTTACCAAAATAATGTGCATTAGTGGAAGAAAAGTAATGATGTTCTATCCACTCAGTGGAATACGACTCAGGTGTTAAAAACAAAGGGGAAATAATAGTATGGCCAAtgcttattataataaaatatgattacaattatgtaaaaaaatgaTACTGTTTGGAAAATAAAGCCTGCAAAGAAatacaccatatatatatatatgtatatatatatatatattttaaacagtgGTTGTCTTTCAGTAATGGAATTGtggataattttcttaaatttcttctatttctcttattaaaatttttctgtaataaacataTATAGTTTTTCACATGGgaaacaaattcaacaaattttatgtttttaattgtctCCTTGATGCATTCtcagaaataatcaaaataactAAATCCAAATAAGTATACAGCGTACCCACACCCTCAGATCACGCAATCCATTCCTTAAGACTGGAATGGTGGCTGTCTGAGAAAATTTATGAAGATCAAGGTCTTCCCCTTAAAAGGTGATTTAAGGTAAGCCAAAGACGCTAGCTAGCTATTGTGGCACGTAAACAAACTCCAAGCTAACGTAAATGTGATCTACCAtgcttggatttttaaaagtcagattatatattttctggtatttttccttccttctgaattttaaaatacatataaaattaaagtcAGGGCCTTTGACATTTCCCACAATTGTACTAATTAGAATAAATCCTGGAAGCACAGAATCTGTATAATACATTCTAATCAGGCAACATATTGCATTGTCTATTCTATTGAAGTTACCACTCGAAACACTGTCTGCGTACATAATAATGTAGTTCAAAGTGAAAATTCGAGCTACTTACTGGAACTGCTGAGCATGAACATTGACGGAGGAACTAGGTTCTGAAGTGGGGTGAGCTACCTAGGACGTGAATTAAGGCAAATAAAGCGAAAGGTAGGAGCCAACCTCTTCTAGAAACACCAGCCTGCCTGGATAAGTTGGTAGAAGAAAGGAGTTTTCCTAAGTAGACACCAGACAATTTGACACTTAACCACTGACAGTTACATAGAGGCTGGTAAGGCCCTTGTTCTAacccttcatttccttttcttgatgGCCTGAGGAGGTGGCTGGGAGATCCAGAGCTTTCTCATCACCCTTGCTGTGCAGAGGGGGAAATCGAGGCTTGGAGCGCTCCGTAACTGGCCACACACTCTACTTCATAGTTCCATACTTGTATCCCACGGGACTGTCCCTTCCACTAAACTGATGAACGAATAAAAATTCAAAGGTTCAACTCTAGAAGTAAGGAGAAACACCTGCTAGTCACAAAAGGTATTTAATTTAGCGGGACTTTAGCCTGCAATAGCAGAAACTGTGGctggtcattaaaaaaaaaaaatctataaaatcaagAATGGCTCCAAGAACGGCATGATCCACACAGTTGAGAATAACTTTAAATATCTGAAAGAACCGGAAATTGTTTTGGTAAGATGTCTTTTCCATCCGGTCACCGCAGATGGTTGACATAGGCCCTCAGGGTTTTGTTGTCATTGCTCTTATTGTTTCTTTAGCTTAAAGAGTTACTCTTGGAAATTCACTTCTCATAAGCCCGCTACCATTCCTTAAATGAGGTCTTTAGATAATGTGGTGAGGAAGGCAAGGGGACTCCACCTGGGGAAGCCTGTGTGTCCAGCGCTGTCCCAAAGGGCTGGCGTCCTTGCCCCTCCCTGGAAGGCCCCTGTCGCCCCTGTCGCCTGCCCCCCTGTCTCGGTCCCTTCCAGGCAGCTCTGCGCCCCTGTTTACAGTGCAACTGTGCCTGGACATTTCTAGGTCTCTGGGCAGATACGAGGTCACGCACGGCCAAGGGGAGAAAATGACAAGGCCCTTCGTGACGACCTGCCACCCTCACACTTCACAAATGGAGTAACAGAGGCCCTAAGGAAGCCCAGACCGGTGGAGTGATGCCGAACCGGCCATCAAGGCCAGGATGGGCCCGCACCCGCTGGCCGGGCAGGTGCCCTCTGGGGATTTGGGGGGCCACCGGCGCCTGGGGACGCTGCCTCCTTCCCGCTCCCCCGGGCTACCGCAAGAGATGTCCCCACCACGGGGACCAGCGTGCGGAGGAAGGCGCAGAGCCTGCCCTGCTGCAGCGCGCGGCGCCCTGGAGGCCACCCCCtactccccgccccgccccggggcCCGGGCCACCTCCCAGGCCGCGGCGGAGGCGGGTCCATCTCGAGACCCGCACAGCCCAAAGGATACGACGGCCTTGGCTGGGGGGCCACCGAGGTGTGCCAGCACGGTCCGCAAGCGGGTGACGGCGTGGGACTGGTCCATGGCGGTGGCGCTGGCGCTGGCGAGGAGACCTGATGGGCTGGCCTCCGTTCCGATTTATCTATGCAGGCGGCCCCGCCTCCAGCCCTGGAGGGCCCCCGGGCCAAGGTCCAGACGCGGGCGGGAGGGACCCCGGGCAGCGCCGCCTCCGGGCCGGGCCAGCCGGGGTGCGCGGAGACGCCCCCTCCTCCCTCGGTCTGCACGCCGGGCCACCAGCCCGAGCTGACGTCCGCCTCCCTCATCCTGTTTCTAACCGTCGCCAGGATCCTCCCTGCCGCACCTGGGCCCGAGGGCTCTGAGACTGGGCCGAGGTCACCCAGTGACAAGTGGCAGAGCGGAGATCTGACCTACACTCCTAACTTCATGGCTTCTATTTGTTTCCTTCCTGTTCCTTTCACGGACaccaatgaaaaaacaaaaacacaaagattCATGCCTAAAAGTCAGATATGCTGTTCAAAAGAAACGTTTCATTTAGTGGGAATCTCGCCCAAAATGTTAGAAACAGTTTGGCTGGtcgttaccaaaaaaaaaaaaaaaaaaaaaaaaagtgaatgaaataaatgacTCCCCAAAAGTCTGATTCACACAGTCTAATATAGTGTCACATTCTTTACAGAACCAGAAATTGATCTTTTCTAAGATCTCGTTCCCATTCTATAGCtgcattggttttttttttttttttttttgcataacatctcattgtgttttcctctcattttctcaATGTGCTTTTAGCTTAAGGAGTTACTTTCAGAATGTCTGCTTCACGtcgttattttattttattttattttattttttgagacagagtctcactccgtcacccaggctagagtgccgtggcgtcagcctagctcacagcaacctcaaactgctgggcttaagcgatcctcctgcctcagcctcccgagtggctgggactacaggcatgcgccaccatgcccagctaattttttctatacatatttttagctgtccatataatttctttctattttttagtagagatggggtctcgctcttgctcaggctggtctcgaactcctgagctcaaacgatcctcccgcctcggcctcccagagtgctaggattacaggcatgagccaccgcgcccggctgacgtcgttattttttaaatgatgtcgCTATGTAATTTGGTGACAGTGTCACACTCCAGGAGAGATGCAGGCCAGCAGTCAGCATTACGAACTGCTTCCTGGTCTCCTCCCTTGGCTTCCACTTTGGGGTCCTTTACCCCTTTCTCCATGATTCCTTCTTTCTCAGGGGGCACACttaggtttgtttatttttgctcttttgagacagggtgtcgttctgtggcccaggctggagagcagtgtcgtcaccttagctcacagcagccttgaactcctggactcaagcgatgcCGCCGCCTCGGACTCCCACTGCCAGGATTCCTCTTTATTTACCTCTTTCTGAACGGAAGCCCGGAGTTGGGTGGCAGGAGAGAGTCCGCCTCTTCCTGCCTCGGAGAACGGTCCCCGGGGCGGGGGACTGCGCGATGCGTGTCCCCTTACTGCCCTCTCCTGGTGAAAAGCGGGCATTGCTGAG
Above is a window of Eulemur rufifrons isolate Redbay chromosome 25, OSU_ERuf_1, whole genome shotgun sequence DNA encoding:
- the PHYH gene encoding phytanoyl-CoA dioxygenase, peroxisomal isoform X2; its protein translation is MDQSHAVTRLRTVLAHLGGPPAKAVVAHPTSEPSSSVNVHAQQFQYTLDNNVLSLEQRKFYEENGFLVIKNLVSDADIQRFQNEFEKICRQEVKPPGLNIMRDVAILNSEYNPRNENMVYKIQHFQEDKELFRYCTLPELLKYVECFTGPNILAMHTMMINKPPDSGKKSSRHPLHQDLHYFPFRPIDRIVCAWTAMEHIDRNNGGLCMIPGTHKGLLQPHDYPQWEGGVNIMFHGIQNFKDYDARVHIEMDKGDTVFFHPLLIHGSGRNKTKGFRKAISCHFTTADAYYIDVKGTTQEKVEKELKRIIIEGSGLDDSITLRDMWKFRARLVKGERADL
- the PHYH gene encoding phytanoyl-CoA dioxygenase, peroxisomal isoform X3, whose protein sequence is MDQSHAVTRLRTVLAHLGGPPAKAVVAHPTSEPSSSVNVHAQQFQYTLDNNVLSLEQRKFYEENGFLVIKNLVSDADIQRFQNEFEKICRQEVKPPGLNIMRDVAILNSEYNPRNENMVYKIQHFQEDKELFRYCTLPEGGVNIMFHGIQNFKDYDARVHIEMDKGDTVFFHPLLIHGSGRNKTKGFRKAISCHFTTADAYYIDVKGTTQEKVEKELKRIIIEGSGLDDSITLRDMWKFRARLVKGERADL
- the PHYH gene encoding phytanoyl-CoA dioxygenase, peroxisomal isoform X1, which encodes MDQSHAVTRLRTVLAHLGGPPAKAVVAHPTSEPSSSVNVHAQQFQYTLDNNVLSLEQRKFYEENGFLVIKNLVSDADIQRFQNEFEKICRQEVKPPGLNIMRDVAILNSEYNPRNENMVYKIQHFQEDKELFRYCTLPELLKYVECFTGPNILAMHTMMINKPPDSGKGKNCKKSSRHPLHQDLHYFPFRPIDRIVCAWTAMEHIDRNNGGLCMIPGTHKGLLQPHDYPQWEGGVNIMFHGIQNFKDYDARVHIEMDKGDTVFFHPLLIHGSGRNKTKGFRKAISCHFTTADAYYIDVKGTTQEKVEKELKRIIIEGSGLDDSITLRDMWKFRARLVKGERADL